The DNA segment GCCGAACGCGGCGTCCAGGTCGACCAGGTGCAGCCATTCGGCGCCGGCGCGCTGCCAGGCGAGAGCGGCCTCCAGCGGGGAGCCGTACGACGTCTCGCTCCCGGACTCGCCGTGCACGAGGCGGACGGCCTGGCCGTCGCGGACGTCGACGGCGGGGAGCAGTTCGAGCTTGGCCATGGTCTACAGGGTTCCGATCCAGTTGGTGAGGAGCTGGGCGCCGGCGTCGCCGGACTTCTCGGGGTGGAACTGGGTGGCCGACAGGGCACCGTTCTCCACCGCGGCCACGAAGGGCCCGCCGTAGGTCGACCAGGTCACCTTCGGCGGCACCATGGCGGCGTTGAGCTGCTCGAAGGTCCAGTCCTGCACGGCGTAGGAGTGCACGAAGTAGAAGCGGTCGTCCGGGTCGAGGCCGGCGAACAGTTCCGAGTCGGCCGGGGCGTCCACGGTGTTCCAGCCCATGTGCGGGACGACGGGGGCGTCGAGCGGGCCGACCGTGCCGGGCCACTCGTCCAGGCCCTCGGTCTCCACGCCGTGCTCGATGCCGCGTGCGAAGAGGATCTGCATGCCGACGCAGATGCCCATCACAGGCCGTCCGCCGGACAGCCGGCGGTCCACGACCCAGTCGCCGCGGGCGGCGCGCAGGCCCTCCATGCAGGCGGCGAACGCGCCCACGCCCGGCACCAGCAGGCCGTCGGCGTTCATCGCCTTGTCGAAGTCACGGGTGATCTCGACGTCGGCCCCCACGCGCGCGAGGGCGCGTTCGGCGGAGCGGACGTTGCCGAAGCCGTAGTCGAAGACCACGACCTTCTTGGGGTCGCTCAACTCCACACCCCCAGCCGCATGACGCCCGCGACCAGACACATGCCGGCGCCGATGGAGAGCAGGACGACGAGGCTCCTCGGCATGTCCTGCTTGACGAAGGAGATGATGCCGCCGACGAGGAAGAGGCCGACGACGATCAGGACGGTGGACAGACCGGTCATGGGTTTACAGCGCGCCCTTCGTGGACGGGAGGATGCCGACGGCGCGCGGGTCGCGCTCGCTGGCATAGCGCAGCGCCCGGGCGAGCGCCTTGAACTGGCATTCCACGATGTGGTGCGCGTTGCGCCCGTAGGGGACGTGCACGTGCAGCGCGATCTGCGCCTGGGCGACGAAGGACTCCAGGATGTGCCGGGTCATCGTGGTGTCGTACTCGCCGATCATCGGCGCCATCTTCTCGGGCTCGGTGTGCACGAGGTAGGGGCGGCCGGAGAGGTCGACGGTGACCTGGGCGAGGGACTCGTCCAGCGGGACCGTGCAGTTGCCGAAGCGGTAGATGCCCACCTTGTCGCCGAGCGCCTGCTTGAAGGCGGCGCCGAGCGCGAGGGCGGTGTCCTCGATGGTGTGGTGGGAGTCGATGTGCAGGTCGCCGTCGGTCTTCACGGTGAGGTCGAACAGACCGTGCCGGCCGAGCTGGTCGAGCATGTGGTCGTAGAAGCCGACGCCGGTGGCGATGTCGGTCTTGCCGGTGCCGTCGAGGTCGATCTCGACCAGGACCGAGGTCTCCTTGGTGGTGCGCTCCACGCGCCCTACGCGGTTCATGCGTCAAGCTCCTTCTTCAGTTCGCGTACCGCGTCCAGGAACGCGTCGTTCTCCTCGGGGGTTCCGGCGGACACCCGCAGCCGTCCGGGCACGCCGTTGTCCCGGACCAGCACGCCCCGGTCGAGGATCCGCTGCCAGGCCGCGTGGGAGTCCTCGAACCGTCCGAACTGGACGAAGTTCGCGTCGGACTCGGTGACGTCGTAGCCGATCGCGCGCAGCTCGGTGACCAGCCGGTCCCGCTCCGCCTTCAGCTGCTCGACGTACTTCAGCAGCGTGTCGGTGTGCTCCAGGGCGGCCAGGGCGGTCGCCTGGGTGATCGCGGACAGGTGGTACGGCAGCCGTACGAGCTGGACGGCGTCCACGACCGCGGGGTCCGCGGCGAGGTAGCCCAGGCGCAGGCCGGCCGCGCCGAAGGCCTTAGACATGGTCCGCGAGATCACCAGATGCGGCCGGCCTTCGAGCAGCGGCAGCAGCGAGTCGCCGTGGCTGAACTCGACGTAGGCCTCGTCCACGATCACCATGGACGGCCCCGCCGCCTGGGCGGCGTCGTACAGCGCGAGGACCGTCTCGGGCGGGACCGCGTTGCCCGTGGGGTTGTTGGGGGTGGTGATGAAGACGACGTCGGGCCTGTTCTCGGCGATCGCCCGCTCGGCGGCGGCGAGGTCGATGGTGAAGTCCTCGCCGCGGGGGCCGGAGATCCAGCGCGTCCCCGTGCCGCGCGCGATGAGCGCGTGCATCGAGTACGACGGCTCGAAGCCGATGGCGCTGCGGCCCGGTCCGCCGAAGGTCTGCAGCAGCTGCTGGATGACCTCGTTGGAGCCGTTGGCCGCCCAGACGTTCTCGATGCCGAGCGGGTACTTGCCGGTCTTCGTCAGGTACTTGGCCAGCTCGGTGCGCAGCTGGACCGCGTCCCGGTCGGGGTAGCGGTTCAGGTCGCGGGCGGCCTCGCGCACCCGCTCCACGATCCGCTCGACCAGCGGTTCGGGCAGCGGGTAGGGGTTCTCGTTGGTGTTCAGCCGTACGGGGACGTCGAGCTGGGGCGCGCCGTAGGGGGACTTGCCGCGC comes from the Streptomyces sp. NBC_00820 genome and includes:
- a CDS encoding histidinol-phosphate transaminase, translating into MTGNPSLSPWDELPIRDELRGKSPYGAPQLDVPVRLNTNENPYPLPEPLVERIVERVREAARDLNRYPDRDAVQLRTELAKYLTKTGKYPLGIENVWAANGSNEVIQQLLQTFGGPGRSAIGFEPSYSMHALIARGTGTRWISGPRGEDFTIDLAAAERAIAENRPDVVFITTPNNPTGNAVPPETVLALYDAAQAAGPSMVIVDEAYVEFSHGDSLLPLLEGRPHLVISRTMSKAFGAAGLRLGYLAADPAVVDAVQLVRLPYHLSAITQATALAALEHTDTLLKYVEQLKAERDRLVTELRAIGYDVTESDANFVQFGRFEDSHAAWQRILDRGVLVRDNGVPGRLRVSAGTPEENDAFLDAVRELKKELDA
- the hisB gene encoding imidazoleglycerol-phosphate dehydratase HisB; translation: MNRVGRVERTTKETSVLVEIDLDGTGKTDIATGVGFYDHMLDQLGRHGLFDLTVKTDGDLHIDSHHTIEDTALALGAAFKQALGDKVGIYRFGNCTVPLDESLAQVTVDLSGRPYLVHTEPEKMAPMIGEYDTTMTRHILESFVAQAQIALHVHVPYGRNAHHIVECQFKALARALRYASERDPRAVGILPSTKGAL
- the hisH gene encoding imidazole glycerol phosphate synthase subunit HisH, yielding MSDPKKVVVFDYGFGNVRSAERALARVGADVEITRDFDKAMNADGLLVPGVGAFAACMEGLRAARGDWVVDRRLSGGRPVMGICVGMQILFARGIEHGVETEGLDEWPGTVGPLDAPVVPHMGWNTVDAPADSELFAGLDPDDRFYFVHSYAVQDWTFEQLNAAMVPPKVTWSTYGGPFVAAVENGALSATQFHPEKSGDAGAQLLTNWIGTL